A genomic window from Micromonospora sp. WMMA1947 includes:
- a CDS encoding SDR family oxidoreductase yields the protein MESTPKVVLVTGASSGIGEATALRLAAEGHAVVAGARRRERLAALAERHDNIRVRRLDVTDRDDVTAFVDSAVAEFGRVDVLVNNAGLMPLSRLDALLVDEWDRMIDVNVRGLLHGVASVLPVFQRQGSGHLVTVASVGAHEVVPTSAVYSATKFAAWAITEGLRLEADPSLRVTTITPGVVESELAESITDPVAREAMREYRRNSISPDAIARAISYAVGQPADVDVNEIIIRPTRQRG from the coding sequence ATGGAATCCACACCGAAGGTCGTTCTGGTCACCGGCGCGAGCAGCGGCATCGGCGAGGCGACCGCACTACGCCTGGCCGCCGAGGGGCACGCTGTGGTCGCGGGCGCGCGGCGCCGCGAGCGGCTCGCCGCGCTCGCCGAACGGCACGACAACATCAGGGTACGGCGGCTCGACGTGACCGACCGCGACGACGTCACCGCGTTCGTCGACAGTGCGGTGGCCGAGTTCGGACGGGTCGACGTGCTCGTCAACAACGCGGGTCTGATGCCGTTGTCCCGGCTCGACGCCCTGCTGGTGGACGAGTGGGACCGGATGATCGACGTCAACGTCCGGGGCCTGCTGCACGGCGTCGCGTCCGTCCTGCCGGTCTTCCAGCGGCAGGGCAGCGGCCACCTGGTCACCGTCGCCTCGGTCGGCGCGCACGAGGTGGTGCCGACCTCCGCGGTGTACTCGGCGACGAAGTTCGCGGCGTGGGCGATCACCGAGGGTCTGCGACTGGAGGCCGATCCGAGCCTGCGGGTCACCACGATCACGCCCGGCGTCGTCGAGTCGGAACTGGCCGAGTCGATCACCGACCCGGTGGCCCGGGAGGCGATGCGGGAATACCGCCGGAACTCGATCTCACCGGATGCCATCGCGCGGGCCATCTCGTACGCCGTCGGCCAGCCGGCGGACGTGGACGTCAACGAGATCATCATCCGTCCGACCCGGCAGCGAGGCTGA
- a CDS encoding helix-turn-helix transcriptional regulator encodes MDGINPLGEFLRARRETTSPAEAGIVSSGQRRTPGLRREEVAQLSGVSTDYYARLEQGREQHPSEQMLNALARTLGLDAEEAAHLHLLARIGRKPVRRGTRETVRPSLLRLMDGWLHTPALIIDRRMDVLAANRLGRALFAALFEADEPNLVRFVFLDPAARSFYPHWDRVARSSLGALRAAAADMLDDARLTELVGELSLKSPEFRRLWARHDVRGKTHEAKLFHHHDVGELTLTYDSLTVAGATGQQMVVYQAEAGSRSAQALALLGTVAADLPAPGRRARAAS; translated from the coding sequence GTGGACGGCATCAATCCGCTCGGCGAGTTCCTGCGCGCCCGGCGGGAGACAACCAGCCCGGCGGAGGCCGGCATCGTCTCCTCCGGCCAACGCCGGACGCCGGGTCTGCGGCGCGAGGAGGTCGCCCAGCTGTCCGGGGTCAGCACCGACTACTACGCCCGCCTGGAGCAGGGGCGGGAACAGCACCCGTCGGAACAGATGCTGAACGCGCTGGCCCGCACCCTCGGACTCGACGCCGAGGAGGCGGCGCATCTGCACCTGCTGGCCAGGATCGGCCGCAAGCCTGTCCGCCGGGGTACGCGGGAGACCGTCCGGCCGAGCCTGCTGCGCCTGATGGACGGCTGGTTGCACACACCCGCGCTGATCATCGACCGCAGGATGGACGTGCTTGCCGCCAACCGGCTCGGACGCGCCCTGTTCGCCGCGCTGTTCGAGGCCGACGAGCCCAACCTCGTCCGGTTCGTCTTCCTCGACCCGGCGGCCCGCTCCTTCTATCCCCACTGGGACCGGGTCGCGCGGTCCAGCCTGGGCGCGCTGCGGGCCGCCGCAGCCGACATGCTCGACGACGCGCGGCTCACCGAACTGGTCGGGGAACTCTCGCTGAAGAGCCCGGAGTTCCGCCGGCTGTGGGCCCGTCACGACGTACGGGGAAAGACGCACGAGGCGAAGCTGTTCCACCATCACGACGTCGGCGAGCTGACCCTCACGTACGACTCGCTCACCGTCGCGGGCGCGACCGGCCAGCAGATGGTCGTCTACCAGGCGGAGGCCGGCAGCCGTTCGGCGCAGGCGCTGGCGCTGCTGGGCACGGTCGCCGCCGACCTGCCCGCTCCGGGCAGAAGAGCACGGGCGGCCTCGTAA
- a CDS encoding metallophosphoesterase gives MTDEPPRPPAPEAHPGERATRRPRSIDPRELGFTPRRPVPWLAPLLLISTGLRTLLAMLFGAYLDKRELQNAFGDGTFRQVGPDGGLWLDYVADLGDGFDATYSVAYLLAQPELTVDGHRLPRAQTLVMGGDQVYPAAGYEAYEDRCKGPYQSALPVAPPEQPTLFAVPGNHDWYDGLTAFLRLFVRTRDRHFGGWGTGQSRSYFAVELPAGWWLLGLDDQSGSYLDDPQLTYFDEVARKLTPESKVILAVPAPTWVKAVDHPNAYDSIDYFIRTLVAPTGAQVRVLISGDLHHYARYAGTDRQLITCGGGGAYLYPTHRLPEKLEVPPRDTLTRRASNTQEYDLAARYPDKARSRRYGWGIFARLPFRNPGFTTLLGTLHTLLMLAMAGVAVQRVGTTEQRLFSVPLAIMLVVAMMGAVFFAKPPTAGGKRHARHWILGVAHGLAQIALAAGGTWVWLQLPFYDWPWPLPAVAAVVLYGPVSGLVASQVVALYLLVAGAFGVNLNELFAGQGIEDSKAFLRLRIDRDGTLTIYPIAVDKVSHDWQLNPDQSPTASWLTPKTPLTPRLAEPPIVIR, from the coding sequence GTGACCGACGAACCGCCGCGACCACCGGCTCCCGAGGCGCATCCCGGCGAGCGGGCGACCCGCCGCCCCCGCAGCATCGACCCCCGGGAGCTGGGTTTCACCCCGCGCCGGCCGGTGCCCTGGCTCGCGCCACTGCTGCTGATCAGCACCGGCCTGCGGACGTTGCTGGCGATGCTGTTCGGGGCGTACCTGGACAAGCGCGAGTTGCAGAACGCGTTCGGCGACGGCACGTTCCGGCAGGTCGGGCCGGACGGTGGGCTCTGGCTGGACTACGTGGCCGACCTGGGTGACGGCTTCGACGCCACGTACTCGGTGGCGTACCTGCTCGCCCAACCGGAACTGACGGTGGACGGGCATCGCCTTCCTCGCGCGCAGACGCTGGTGATGGGCGGCGATCAGGTCTACCCGGCGGCGGGCTACGAGGCGTACGAGGACCGCTGCAAGGGCCCGTACCAGTCTGCGCTGCCTGTCGCCCCGCCGGAGCAGCCGACGCTGTTCGCGGTGCCGGGCAACCACGACTGGTACGACGGGCTGACCGCGTTCCTGCGCCTGTTCGTGCGTACCCGGGACCGGCACTTCGGCGGCTGGGGCACCGGCCAGTCCCGCTCGTATTTCGCCGTCGAGCTGCCGGCCGGCTGGTGGCTGCTCGGCCTCGACGACCAGTCCGGCTCTTACCTGGACGACCCGCAGCTCACCTACTTCGACGAGGTGGCCCGCAAGCTCACCCCGGAGTCCAAGGTGATCCTGGCGGTGCCGGCGCCGACGTGGGTCAAGGCCGTCGACCACCCCAACGCGTACGACTCGATCGACTACTTCATCCGTACCCTCGTCGCGCCCACCGGCGCGCAGGTGCGGGTGCTGATCTCCGGCGACCTGCACCACTACGCCCGCTACGCCGGGACGGACCGGCAGCTCATCACGTGCGGCGGTGGCGGCGCCTACCTCTACCCCACGCACCGGCTGCCGGAGAAGCTGGAGGTCCCGCCGCGTGACACGCTGACCCGCCGGGCCAGCAACACCCAGGAGTACGACCTGGCGGCGCGCTACCCGGACAAGGCGCGCTCCCGCCGGTACGGCTGGGGGATCTTCGCCCGGCTGCCGTTCCGTAACCCGGGCTTCACCACGCTGCTCGGAACCCTGCACACGCTGCTGATGCTGGCGATGGCCGGGGTGGCGGTGCAGCGGGTGGGCACCACCGAGCAGCGGCTGTTCAGCGTGCCGCTGGCGATCATGCTGGTGGTGGCAATGATGGGCGCGGTGTTCTTCGCCAAGCCGCCCACGGCGGGCGGGAAACGGCACGCCCGGCACTGGATCCTCGGGGTGGCGCACGGGCTGGCCCAGATCGCCCTCGCCGCCGGCGGCACGTGGGTCTGGTTGCAGTTGCCGTTCTACGACTGGCCGTGGCCGCTGCCGGCGGTCGCCGCCGTGGTGCTGTACGGCCCGGTGAGCGGGCTGGTCGCCAGCCAGGTCGTCGCGCTCTACCTGTTGGTGGCGGGCGCCTTCGGGGTGAACCTGAACGAGCTGTTCGCGGGGCAGGGCATCGAGGACTCGAAGGCGTTCCTGCGCCTCCGGATCGACAGGGACGGCACGCTGACGATCTACCCGATCGCCGTCGACAAGGTGTCCCACGACTGGCAGCTGAACCCCGACCAGTCCCCCACCGCCTCCTGGCTGACCCCGAAGACCCCGCTGACCCCCCGCCTCGCCGAACCCCCCATCGTCATCCGCTGA